In Besnoitia besnoiti strain Bb-Ger1 chromosome I, whole genome shotgun sequence, the genomic window CCTTTCAAATCACCATTTtcctcgcctcgtccgcAGAGCTGGAGGGCCTTTTTCGTTCGTTTGCTTGTCGGAAGACACCGTAAACACACTCCTCGAGTTAGACAGCGGCGAGACCGGGAGACGACACATGTCTGTCACGCGAGTGTGAGAAGTCATGTCACCGGaatgcagctgcgccgtcgaGGGAGGCAGGCTTTATTTGAAGCACTGCTGCATCCACACACACGGAGAAGTCTGCCGATGCTGTTTTAAAGACTGCGCTTTATCCCCTGCCTCCCtcccgccctctccctcggctccgcttgtctctcctctctcgctcatTTAAGCCATCAGCCGCTAGCATCAGATTTTGTCAGCTGCCCATCTTGGGGGGGGCGCGCATCCGCACGGAGAGTCTTCGAAATATCCTCTTGATTTGCTTGTCTTTTGaacgcctcctgcgcgctctctcgtcttcgcctctctcttaGCTCCTTCGCCAGGCGGCTCCGCTCTGGTACGACGTGCAAGCAAGAGTAGAGAGCGgtcgagaggcgagagactcGGTCGCCAATAATCTGCAAGCTCTCGTCGCGTTCATCGTCCGTCGGCGACAGAGGATAAAAACCGTCTTCGCACGTGAACGTGTTTTCTTGATTTCTCAGTCTCGCCAAGTTCCAAAGGGCCCCCGCACAGAAGAGAAGCGATACAAGGTTGATCCCAATCATAACCGCGGAGGTGGCAGGCTGTGTCGGGTTCGTCTTGCTGCCTTTTGGCGTCCCCTGCTCTGCCCCGCACGTGAGCACAGGTGAGGAAACGTCGCTTTCCACGCTTCTCAAACTCACCTCTCGCGTCTGAACACGCTGCGGGGtagggcggcgcgagcacGAAGGACCTCGCAGCTGTagcgctgcctcgtctggTTTATCAGCGACAACCGTAACCTTGTCTAAGGATGCTTCCGTGGGGAAACCTCCCAGCTTGCTGACGTCGCTcgggcgctcgccgtcctgTTTTGCACGCTGCCGCAACGGCGGAAAAGAGGCAGGTGACAGGCGCTGAAATAAGAGCGGAGGTAGGCGCCGCAAGGGGGTGTCTACATCTGTCGGTGCCCGCATCATAGGAAGCCTTGAAGACGCTCCTTGTCCGTGTGTCGCACCAGAAACACCGGGGCACTGTGCGCCACGCGGTTTGTCCTCCTGGTGCTGGTTTGCAGACTGACAGGAAAAGGCTGTCTCCCGAGAGCCGGTGCCTGGACCCTCGTCCGCTCCCTGCAAGTTCCAAACACTCGTGGCAGCGTCCACGCCTTTGCGAAAGTCTCCAGGGGCTGCTGTGACGCCCATATTCCTCTCTTCGTGAATTTGCCGTGGGAGATGTTTGTCGCGgttctgctgcttctgcgcctctctgaTTTCTGAGAGCCCCAGTTCGAGATCTCGAACTGATCTCTGAAGACGTTCGATATCTGATTCGCGCTGTTCAGCCCGTTGGCACTGGGCCTTGAGCGCACCCCACTCTCTCTCCATCGCCTCCACTTTCGCTTCTGTTTTCTGGACCATCTCCCTCGCTTCACCACACTTCTCGTCCAGCCGGCCTGCATGTAAGGCCGCCCGATCGGTCTCCGTGAACGCTCGACATGCCGCTGCTTCAGTGTCTCTTCCCTTTCTCAACATCTTGACTCTGAAAAGACGCATGTCGTCCCGCAGCTCATCGATAGCGAGCGAAAGCTCGTCCGCACGCTCGTGCAATTTCCGCGAAGCTGAGCCAGCCTTCAGCACCCACGCTGCCATCGCGTTCTGACGCTCTTTCACTTGCTGAACTATCACGCGCACTTTCTCGAGCTCCTGATGGGCTCGCCGCACTTCGTGCCCTGCCGCGTCACACAGATGCCGGAACTCTGCCAGAATCCGCTCTGCACGCACGTTAGCCCTctcagacgccgcggctgccagGTCTTGTGAAGAAGAATCCTTCCATCTGCCGGCGTTACTGTGCTGGCTTGCCGTACAGCCACCAGCGTCGCAGTCCCCTCCCGGAGACGCCGATAGTCCCGTCCCTGTTTCTCCTTGTGCCGCGTGCGAAACCGAGTTATATGCCTTGCCACCAAAACTGGCACAGCTCGTTGCGGAAGAGCTGGACACGCTGGAGGAAAGGTCAGGCTCCTCCGCATGGCCAGGGGAGCTTCCAGGAGCACCGCGGCCCCAGCTTCTGCTCCCCCCGACAGCGTCGCCGTTCCGCAGCGAATGAGACCACATGCGAGAGCTTGCAAGCAGGCCTTTCCCCGGCTCTCCCAATGTAGATGTACCACATCCTTcagcgtctctgcgcatCGGTGTTTGACACACAtccgcagcggacgcgaagcGGCTGGCCGCAGGCGTGCTGGATTTGCAGCTGTCCCGAGCTGTCGCCCCGTCGATTTCGGccgctccgccttcgcgctggcgcggcaCGAGGACACGCGGAAGCATTTGATTTCCTTCCTCAAAACTGTCAGCACGACTCGATGAGCTGGAGAATAGCTCTCGTCCACCATTTCCCGAGAGAGTCCTTAACGCTGTTGGTGGGATCTTGCTGCACTCTTCATCTACTTGCCGTATCCAGTCATCACAGGTGTCCTCTACCGGCGTCTGACTCCCGTCAGCTGCCCCGGAACTCCGAGACGCTTGCTTGTCTAGAGTAGGAAGATCCTCGTAACGCAACCACGTTACGTGCTTGCTCTGGTCCCCCCTGTCCGTGGAAAGCGAGATGTCTCTCAGTTCTTTTCCGTTCGCCTCCTGGCGGCGCTCACCCGATGAATCTGCAACTCGCGAAGGCGTTTCGCCCGGTATGGCCTCACCACTCACTCTCCCATCCGATTTCATGCTGCTCCCTCCGTTGAACGGCAGAATAAAAACACCATCTGCTCTTTgtcgagctccgcctccATCAGCACCGACGGTTTCACTAGGGAGAAACGCGCTTTCCCCTTCCTTCTGCGTGGCAAGATAGTCACCTGCCAGCCATCCGTTCTGAAGCCCGCAGCGCAGGCACGCTGGCTCTGTCTTCTGCACGGATGGATCGATTAGCAAACCTTGCGACGCAGGTTTATCTGACGGTTTGCGAGAAGTGaattcctctctctccaacCGCTTCAACTCTTTTAGCATTCGTTTTTCCTCCGCAGTCCATCCACTGGCCCCACTACCTCCGATAGTGTGTGCCTCCGCCAAAAGCAAATCCCACGTTTTCTTCGGGATCTGACTGAGCCTCTGTTCCTTTTCTTGCTGACCCAGCAACGCCTTGCGCGTGTCAGTCTGCGTTGCTTCCATGAATTCCTGCATCACCTTCTGACCGCAAAAGCTGTCACTGCTTGCCTGGAAATCCTGTGacctccctctcttcgcgcAACTTGCGACCCCTTCAAACGGTTCAGACACCTCCACATCAAGATCCACTGTCtgctcctctgcggcttGCCCCAACTTGTCCTCTGCCTGCCGTTGCTCCAAAGACGTTTGTGATACAGTCTTGCTCAGTCCTTTCACTGTGCCTGTTACCCCATCTCCCCCCGCTGTCACAAATGCTGCGTTCATCGGTTCGGCAGACGCATGTCCCTGCTGATTTTTCTTGGGCGTGTCTGCTGAAAATTCTTCGACCTGCATCCCGCTTTGCACAAGCCCGCATGAGTCGCCAGTTTCTCCTGACTTTCGCTCCTCAGGCGCCACTGGGACTGCGGGTGGTGACAATGACGACGTTTCTTGAAGCTTGGGAGTGGCGATATGCGGATCGACTGCCCCCTCGTCAAGATGCACACGCTGCAGCTCTTCTCTTGCGTGTGAAAGCGACATGAGCCTTTGAACTTTCGAAAGAGTATGCTCGTACACTTGTTTTTGCCAGGCGGAGTGGATGCCTGCGTTTCGTTGTTTGTGCCTCCTACTCCAGAAAAAATCCACCACGAGCCCTGGACTCACAGACGAGGTGGTCTCGAGACAAGCTAGGCTCGGTGGCGTGCGCGTATCGGCGACTCTGGGCTCGTCCGCTTGCTGCCCTGCGCCAACGTAGCGATCTGGatggcgcctgcagagatgTGGATCTTTGTTGCTCGCTGCTAGGCTATTCAGCGAGAATCCCGCCGGGAACGTTGACAGCGTTCCTATGCTCCTGGACGGCGGGGGCAGCTGTGCGTGGCAGGCACTGGAGTCTCCCTGACTACGCGGCAAATGGGCATCTTCGGCACGACTGGGAAAGAACGAGGGCCATTTTGTCTCATTACTACCGCTACGTGGTTCCGCATTGTCTCGCATGCGGTTAAAAAAACGGAAAGAACTGCTTGCTCGCGTTTGCATAGATACTGCCCGCCTTCGGGAGGTACTGAAGTGACCTGTGCAGCCAGAAGAGCTGCTGTAGAGGCCACCACGGGCAACTGAGGAATGCCACACCGCTCTGACACCTGATGTCCGCAGACTCATCTTGACACACAGCAGCCACGCGTCGCTAGAGTGAGTAGATAACTATAGAGCCACGAAGGGAACTTATCCACGCCCTGACGCAACACCTCAAACAACAAGtagacggcgaagagacgaggcagGTGGATGCGTCTTGCACGATGAAGTTGACGGGGCTCTTGCACGCATTCACCGGAAGGCAGACACCGCCTCCGATAGAGATACGGGAAACGCGGCTTCAATCGATGCAAATGTATTTAGGAGTCGTTGTTAAAGTAGTATTTGCGTGGGAGACTCGCACAACCCATTATGTGAGGGGGTGGACGCCTACTTCAGATTGCCCAGGTTTCGACTGAAGAAATAGGACCCAGCGACTGAGGAGCGAACAAAAGGAAATGTAGAGCTGAAGGGCACACCACTGGCAGAAAAGGTGACGCCGGCAACAAGCCGGCCGAACACACCAGGGAACGCGGCTTCGCCCGTGCACAGAACGCACAACCGGACGTGAATGCCTGCACATAGGGGAACGGCGTTTTTTGGTCAGTTAATGTGCCAGAAAAACCGAGTGCCGCAACGACGGCATGCCAGTCCATTGGTCAAGTTGCGGTGCGGGGGGCATCCGACCCCCCTCCCTTACTGAACCGCTGACTCTGTGTGGCGACGGGAGCACGTAACACAGAACATACGGTATCCCACTGTTCGCagttctctctttttccacATGATTATTTTGCCGTTTTTGCGGTTGACGTCGAACATTCTGCCGTTGAAAGAGCAAAGCGTGCCTTCCGCGCACTTCTGCAATCTGACCTTTCACCATCCAGCCGTTTGTTTGGGTGTGCGCGGGTAACTTGAAACCTCCTCAAACTGGTTTttgaccccccccccccccctttaTTTGACTAGTCATCATTCCCTCTGCTGCACTGCGGACCGGGTCCCACGCAAGATGCCGGCGCCAACTAAAGTGACTAAAGTGCTAACACGATATTCTGAACGAGTGGAGatttctctgcagcctctgtAGAGATGCTACCACACCAGCTTAACTGCGCCAACCCGTTGCGCGACGCTTCTCCTTGTAGAGCTTCAGCGCCGTCGGGTTTTTCAGCCGCCAGCGAGTAAGAGGCTCTTGCTCCCCGTCAAGGGCAAGTACACCTCATGACAAGCTAAAACAGCGGCTACGAAGATACATCGAGGTGTGCGACGCGTGGACGCAACATTCGTAAGGTGCGGGCAGCGCTACGTCGCTCGTTTGTGGCCGTGAGTTGGTCAGGGAGTTACGGGTACCAACTCGAAGAAGAACACTGGACTTTACTGCGAACGTGCAGAGCATAAGAAGTCGCTTTGGATTCTCCCGTATGGTTGTGTGGCACGGACTAAATTCCACAGCGAGTGACATGATATTTACGGCGCAGGGGCGCTGTGGCCCTATTGGAAGCTGGCTGTTCGCACGCTCCAACGCACGACGCGTGATGGCCATCAAATGCGCAGCAGAGCTTCGAACAGGGTGAGCAACGACCATCCAAAATCTAGAACGGTCGCACTCGGATTATGAAATCCTTGGATAAAGAACGGGGACTCCGATGCGGCTACTTCTAGTGAGATTCTACTAGCCAATGTATCCATATGTGCAGCGACGGCAACATAGGGGCTGCTACACTGTGGACCGAGAATACTGCGTGATACGCTTTCCAAAGGACAAGACTGGTGCGTGACCAGTTTGAATGCGGAACGCGAGGTGTGCTAGTTAGGCACACGGCTAAACTGGGTAAGCCAAGCGAACCACTCGGCTCGAACGTGCTTTTCTTCAGTGAATTATGTGGGACTGATCTGCTGGATGAATGCATGATGCAGCGTCACAGCGCTCGATTCATGCCTTTCAGCAGCAGGCTgccccgcggcgagcgtcCGCCTTCCATGAACTACCGAGGTCTCGTGCGTGGGAAACTGGCCTGtcggcgcagaagagcgTTGCGTAGCGACTCGTAGTACAACGCACGCGGATACTGGACAAATGGTCGTATTCGCCGGAAGACAGCTCACATGTCAGACTGTATTCCGAGGAATCTGAACGGGCAACTGCCGGCGTCACTCACAGCGCAGATCCTACCCGACACAATCAGCCACCACGCAGGCCCGATGCTTCGCTGGCTTCACCCTGCGAAAGGCAAGACTGAGAATAGAGTCGGATACTCGTGTCTCCCCCAATAGGTCGAGAGGCAACGATAGACTACTGAACAACAGTCACTAGCTGAGAATAATGGACCCCATCATTTTCCTCCGCTCACGTGTGCGCTGTACGCGGCGCGTGGGCGAAGAGCTAGCAAGGGAATCGAGCGCTGCACGGTCAGCTAAAACCGTTCTGTTCCAGTAGGCAGCGGAAGGAGCTTGCTGAGAGTTGAAACGCGAAGACTTTCCAAAAATTCCAGCGTGcgctccgcgctcgcgacaggtagggcgccttcgcctttgcTGCCTCTGTGTCTTCAAGCCGCACGTGTTGTCTCTGTCACCTTGCGCCCGCATGTCAACTGCGCGCCGATGCCGCGCGTGGAACATCTGCTCGACGCATGCGGACTGCATCGTGCAAGGAAAACTTGCTGTTGTCTTTGTGACCCGTGCGTCATTCCGCGTTGCCTACGACGACTGGAGCAACACACTGTGTCGCTCTTTCATTTTTGCCGGGAGCGGTCCTCTGTTCTTGCTTCGGCCGAACGCGAAGACTTCTCGCGCAAAGGCGCCACAGTGAAGCATGCTGCCGTTCCACGTCAAGAgcgtgtctttttttctttcttttttctgtccGTGATGCACCAATTTCGGtccgcccctctctctcagTTCTCTTTTGCGTAAGgttcttctctccctgaGCATTATGCACTACGCTGCAGGTGCgtttcggcggcggctggccgCAGCACCCGCAGCCACGCAGTGGGcggggtgtatgtacagctACCCGGGAACGCGTCTCTCGTTTCCTGCCTTCAGAAGCGAAACACACAAGGCCACGGAGGGCGGCAAGTGTGTCTGGCCATCCGCAATTCAGTTTCAGTCGCCAGCTTCCCTTCTTtcccgcagagacagacagaaacAAGAGCGCCGACGCCCTTCAGGACGAGCTGAGGCAAGCGACTTTGTGTCTAATGTCCCCTC contains:
- a CDS encoding hypothetical protein (encoded by transcript BESB_000380), whose product is MSLRTSGVRAVWHSSVARGGLYSSSSGCTGHFSTSRRRAVSMQTRASSSFRFFNRMRDNAEPRSGSNETKWPSFFPSRAEDAHLPRSQGDSSACHAQLPPPSRSIGTLSTFPAGFSLNSLAASNKDPHLCRRHPDRYVGAGQQADEPRVADTRTPPSLACLETTSSVSPGLVVDFFWSRRHKQRNAGIHSAWQKQVYEHTLSKVQRLMSLSHAREELQRVHLDEGAVDPHIATPKLQETSSLSPPAVPVAPEERKSGETGDSCGLVQSGMQVEEFSADTPKKNQQGHASAEPMNAAFVTAGGDGVTGTVKGLSKTVSQTSLEQRQAEDKLGQAAEEQTVDLDVEVSEPFEGVASCAKRGRSQDFQASSDSFCGQKVMQEFMEATQTDTRKALLGQQEKEQRLSQIPKKTWDLLLAEAHTIGGSGASGWTAEEKRMLKELKRLEREEFTSRKPSDKPASQGLLIDPSVQKTEPACLRCGLQNGWLAGDYLATQKEGESAFLPSETVGADGGGARQRADGVFILPFNGGSSMKSDGRVSGEAIPGETPSRVADSSGERRQEANGKELRDISLSTDRGDQSKHVTWLRYEDLPTLDKQASRSSGAADGSQTPVEDTCDDWIRQVDEECSKIPPTALRTLSGNGGRELFSSSSSRADSFEEGNQMLPRVLVPRQREGGAAEIDGATARDSCKSSTPAASRFASAADVCQTPMRRDAEGCGTSTLGEPGKGLLASSRMWSHSLRNGDAVGGSRSWGRGAPGSSPGHAEEPDLSSSVSSSSATSCASFGGKAYNSVSHAAQGETGTGLSASPGGDCDAGGCTASQHSNAGRWKDSSSQDLAAAASERANVRAERILAEFRHLCDAAGHEVRRAHQELEKVRVIVQQVKERQNAMAAWVLKAGSASRKLHERADELSLAIDELRDDMRLFRVKMLRKGRDTEAAACRAFTETDRAALHAGRLDEKCGEAREMVQKTEAKVEAMEREWGALKAQCQRAEQRESDIERLQRSVRDLELGLSEIREAQKQQNRDKHLPRQIHEERNMGVTAAPGDFRKGVDAATSVWNLQGADEGPGTGSRETAFSCQSANQHQEDKPRGAQCPGVSGATHGQGASSRLPMMRAPTDVDTPLRRLPPLLFQRLSPASFPPLRQRAKQDGERPSDVSKLGGFPTEASLDKVTVVADKPDEAALQLRGPSCSRRPTPQRVQTREVSLRSVESDVSSPVLTCGAEQGTPKGSKTNPTQPATSAVMIGINLVSLLFCAGALWNLARLRNQENTFTCEDGFYPLSPTDDERDESLQIIGDRVSRLSTALYSCLHVVPERSRLAKELRERRRRESAQEAFKRQANQEDISKTLRADARPPQDGQLTKSDASG